From a single Seriola aureovittata isolate HTS-2021-v1 ecotype China chromosome 18, ASM2101889v1, whole genome shotgun sequence genomic region:
- the LOC130186006 gene encoding amyloid-beta A4 precursor protein-binding family A member 1-like, with the protein MSYKYQGEEMGEAGEEHKVPLRNRQPNGTTRGEPPVRRSWRPCQMLNQDGELNPHHHHHHHHPPHQHHHPPTGRGPSRHRRRPPSGQGQSQAQSPGLVPAVVSSRSDGGESRDTEPHPVQQPRPAVARYRRHGDPNPRLRGHRQRQPSREMQDTSHGVDDREGAAEVQVQQCSADDCVTDQSQDRGSPQQTPVAVVTPTHLSPGPATHNVQPNPQYTPPPEAEEDLQDHKVECEEELEEVRENDEEQEQAEDDLDRRSPTGHSGCSRDDMQTVNDGAEECAERVEEDQEEVMEEVAEDIAAQGSEITDLCSDTESAASLSMDGPLHSPPPLQSPTPPSSPDVPPFPQLDHFSEDTSMSPVPDNDLPEDEDEDYSESCSLSHSTSCSESYPKTYADFYTESHQKSYPEPVYESYSEPKSHPNSFPEPLKTSYPELHREPCRQPNRSTESNEQESRQEPFTSHREANVQRMAPTSPTKGSYHAPRQIRDRSSHHSPLDRSVGCRLHHYDGQSDGEGDSGIQSPVSKNRRQAARHGDTQDKSPSSGQSSSGETQEERNMMGPPGEEGSRGSGDAISLAIKDIKEAIEEVKTKTIRSPYTPDQPVEPIWVMRQEVSPTEDVYPLQTTAGHSSPHSPSQSVPESPSCYASVPVRDPVSPRRAESSRPLHPQHYHHQPPQHNHHHHHHQGHQSQQRDTPRPPQTYTQPQSYAHMPPPNQHQQRHHQQQIQHQQQTQPLPPQQLRTQVQPQSPPQPPSVQELRRSLPPFPTFVDVPGPCDPEDLIDGIIFAATYLGCTHLLSERTPTKSARMQQAQEAMSRVRAAQKQAKNRKKSPDGEAPSTAEVDLFMSTQRIKVLNADTQESLMDLPLRTISYIADIGNMVVLMARGKMVRSRSAQENLDHTAEQTTMTHDDRRLYRMICHVFESEDAQLIAQSIGQSFSVAYQEFLRANGIDPEDLSQREYSDLLNTQDMYNDDLIHFSKSENCRDVYIEKQKGEILGVVIVESGWGSILPTVIIASMMHAGPAEKSGRLNIGDQIMTINGTSLVGLPLSTCQSIIKGLKSQSRIKMNIVRCPPVTMVLIRRPDLRYQLGFSVQNGIICSLMRGGIAERGGVRVGHRIIEINSQSVVATPHEKIVQILSNAMGEIHMKTMPAAMYRLLTAQEQPVYI; encoded by the exons ATGAGCTACAAGTATCAGGGAGAGGAGATGGGGGAAGCAGGCGAGGAGCACAAGGTGCCTCTGAGGAACAGGCAGCCCAATGGGACGACACGCGGGGAACCTCCTGTACGACGGTCCTGGAGGCCATGTCAGATGCTCAACCAGGACGGGGAACTGAAtccccatcatcatcaccatcatcatcaccctccTCACCAACACCATCACCCGCCCACAGGTCGCGGACCGTCTCGGCACCGCCGGCGCCCTCCCTCAGGGCAGGGCCAAAGCCAGGCTCAGAGTCCTGGTCTGGTCCCAGCAGTGGTTTCTTCAAGGTCGGATGGGGGTGAGAGTCGGGACACTGAGCCTCATCCTGTCCAGCAACCCCGCCCTGCTGTCGCCCGCTACCGTCGTCATGGCGACCCTAACCCCAGGCTCAGAGGTCACAGACAGAGGCAACCAAGCAGAGAGATGCAAGACACTTCACATGGTGTGGATGACAGAGAAGGTGCAGCAGAGGTGCAGGTGCAGCAGTGCTCAGCAGATGATTGTGTAACAGACCAGTCGCAGGACAGGGGATCTCCTCAGCAGACTCCTGTTGCTGTTGtcacccccacccacctctcACCTGGACCTGCAACTCATAATGTTCAACCTAACCCCCAATACACTCCACCCCCTGAGGCAGAAGAGGACCTCCAGGACCATAAAGTAGAGTGTGAGGAGGAATTGGAGGAAGTTAGGGAGAATGATGAAGAACAAGAACAGGCAGAGGATGATCTAGACCGCCGCTCACCCACAGGTCACTCCGGCTGCAGCCGTGACGACATGCAGACAGTCAATGATGGGGCAGAGGAATGTGcagagagggtggaggaggatcAGGAAGAAGTCATGGAAGAGGTGGCAGAGGACATTGCTGCTCAGGGAAGCGAAATCACTGACCTCTGCTCTGACACGGAGAGCGCCGCTTCACTCAGTATGGACGGACCTCTCCACAGCCCGCCACCGCTCCAGTCACCAACTCCTCCTTCGTCTCCTGATGTTCCACCTTTTCCCCAGCTGGACCACTTCAGTGAAGACACCAGCATGAGCCCCGTACCTGACAATGACCTacctgaagatgaagatgaggattaCTCTGAATCGTGCTCACTGTCCCActccacttcctgctctgaATCCTATCCAAAAACCTATGCAGACTTTTATACAGAGTCCCACCAGAAGTCTTACCCGGAACCTGTGTATGAGTCCTACTCAGAGCCGAAATCCCATCCAAACTCTTTTCCTGAACCCCTTAAAACCTCCTACCCTGAATTACACAGAGAACCTTGCAGACAACCTAATCGGAGCACTGAGTCTAATGAGCAGGAGTCCCGCCAAGAGCCCTTTACCAGCCACAGAGAGGCAAATGTACAAAGAATGGCTCCAACCTCCCCCACCAAGGGCTCCTATCATGCACCAAGGCAGATCAGAGACCGCAGTTCACATCACTCTCCTCTGGACCGCTCTGTTGGCTGCCGGCTGCACCACTATGACGGACAGTCTGATGGCGAGGGGGACAGCGGCATTCAAAGCCCTGTTTCAAAAAATCGTAGGCAGGCAGCCAGACACGGAGACACCCAGGACAAGAGTCCCTCGTCTGGGCAGAGCAGCTCAGGTGAGACTCAGGAGGAGCGGAATATGATGGGTCCCCCAGGGGAGGAAGGTTCAAGGGGCTCAGGAGACGCCATCAGCTTGGCGATTAAAGACATCAAGGAGGCGATTGAGGAGGTGAAGACTAAGACGATACGCTCCCCCTACACACCTGACCAGCCTGTTGAGCCGATATGGGTGATGAGGCAGGAGGTCAGCCCCACAGAGGATGTATACCCACTGCAGACTACAGCTGGTCAT TCTTCTCCTCACTCCCCCTCTCAGTCTGTACCTGAGTCTCCGTCCTGCTACGCCTCAGTTCCAGTTCGAGACCCGGTCAGTCCGCGGAGAGCTGAGTCCTCCAGACCGCTTCATCCCCAACATTATCACCATCAACCGCCCCAACacaaccatcaccaccaccaccaccaaggCCACCAGTCACAGCAGAGGGACACCCCGAGGCCgccacagacatacacacagccaCAATCATATGCACACATGCCTCCGCCTAATCAGCATCAACAACGTCATCATCAACAACAGattcaacatcaacaacagacTCAGCCACTCCCACCACAACAGCTGAGGACACAAGTTCAGCCACAGTCGCCTCCACAGCCTCCGTCTGTCCAGGAG CTTCGCAGATCTCTTCCCCCCTTTCCTACATTTGTGGATG TCCCGGGACCATGTGACCCAGAAGACCTTATTGACGGCATCATCTTTGCAGCCACCTACCTAGGCTGCACCCACCTGCTGTCAGAGAGGACGCCCACAAAGAGCGCCCGCATGCAGCAGGCGCAGGAGGCCATGAGCAGAGTCCGG GCTGCTCAGAAACAGGCAAAGAACAGGAAAAAG AGCCCCGACGGCGAGGCGCCGTCCACTGCTGAGGTTGATCTGTTCATGTCCACACAGAGGATCAAAGTCCTCAATGCAGACACTCAG GAGTCTTTAATGGACCTGCCACTGAGGACCATCTCCTACATAGCTGACATCGGTAACATGGTGGTGCTGATGGCCCGGGGGAAGATGGTGAGGTCCCGCAGCGCACAGGAGAACCTGGACCACACAGCTGAGCAAACCACCATGACCCATGACGACAGGCGGCTGTACCGGATGATCTGCCACGTCTTTGAGTCTGAGGAT gctcaGCTGATAGCACAGTCCATTGGTCAGTCTTTCAGCGTCGCCTACCAGGAGTTCCTCAGGGCCAACGGCATCGACCCCGAGGATCTGAGCCAGAGGGAATACAGCGACCTGCTCAACACTCAGGACATGTACAACGACGACCTCATCCACTTCTCCAAGTCGGAGAACTGCAGAGAC GTTTACATAGAGAAGCAGAAAGGAGAGATCCTGGGTGTGGTGATCGTGGAGTCGGGCTGGGGGTCCATCCTCCCCACCGTCATCATCGCCAGCATGATGCATGCTGGTCCGGCAGAGAAGTCCGGTCGACTCAACATCGGAGACCAGATCATGACCATCAACGGGACGAGTCTGGTGGGTTTACCGCTCAGCACCTGCCAGAGCATCATCAAG GGTCTAAAGTCTCAGTCAAGGATCAAGATGAACATCGTCAGGTGTCCTCCCGTCACCATGGTGCTCATTCGCAGGCCGGACCTCAGATACCAGCTGGGCTTCAGCGTCCAGAACGGCATC ATCTGCAGCCTGATGAGGGGAGGCATTGCTGAGAGAGGAGGCGTTCGCGTCGGTCACCGCATCATCGAGATCAACAGCCAGAGTGTCGTGGCAACGCCTCACGAGAAGATTGTTCAGATCCTGTCTAACGCCATGGGAGAG ATCCACATGAAGACGATGCCTGCAGCCATGTACCGTCTGCTGACTGCACAGGAACAGCCTGTCTacatctga